One Scophthalmus maximus strain ysfricsl-2021 chromosome 1, ASM2237912v1, whole genome shotgun sequence genomic region harbors:
- the wnt4b gene encoding wingless-type MMTV integration site family, member 4b — translation MPTVSTVNLTAPLLLLLLWATHPTMATNWLSLARLPRSRPVSGAAPCARLRGLTPGQVGVCRARGEVMESVRKAAEMVIEECQHQFRNRRWNCSTTPRGINVFGRVMNQGTREAAFVHALSSAAVAVAVTRACTRGELERCGCDRKVRGVSPEGFQWSGCSDNLSYGVAFSQTFVDEPERAKGLSAGRPLMNLHNNEAGRKAILHNMQVECKCHGVSGSCELRTCWKVMPPFRRVGMVLKERFDGATEVRLTRIGSRTALLPRDPQVKPPAARDLVYLAPSPDFCQLDPDNGIPGTAGRRCNGTSRLAPDGCELVCCGPGYRAGRAEVVQRCSCKFSWCCSVRCQQCKNTVTIHTCRV, via the exons atgCCAACTGTCTCCACTGTCAATCTCACGGcaccactcctcctcctgttgctaTGGGCAACCCACCCCACCATGGCAACCAACTGGCT CTCCCTGGCGAGGCTGCCTCGCTCCAGGCCTGTGTCCGGTGCTGCCCCATGTGCACGGCTGAGGGGTCTGACCCCTGGGCAAGTGGGGGTTTGCAGGGCGCGGGGGGAGGTCATGGAGTCCGTACGCAAAGCAGCAGAGATGGTCATAGAAGAG TGCCAGCACCAGTTCAGAAATCGCCGTTGGAACTGTTCCACCACCCCGCGCGGGATCAATGTATTTGGCAGAGTTATGAACCAAG GCACTCGTGAGGCCGCCTTTGTGCACGCTTTGTCCTCTGCAGCTGTGGCAGTGGCTGTGACCCGGGCCTGCACCCGAGGGGAGCTGGAAAGGTGTGGCTGTGACAGGAAGGTCAGGGGGGTCAGTCCCGAGG GTTTCCAGTGGTCTGGGTGCAGTGACAACCTGTCCTACGGCGTGGCTTTCTCCCAGACATTTGTGGATGAACCAGAACGAGCCAAGGGGCTGTCAGCAGGACGACCACTCATGAATCTCCATAACAACGAGGCTGGTCGAAAG GCCATCCTTCACAACATGCAGGTGGAGTGTAAGTGTCATGGCGTCTCTGGATCCTGTGAGTTGAGGACTTGCTGGAAGGTCATGCCTCCGTTCAGGCGTGTCGGGATGGTGCTCAAGGAACGCTTTGATGGAGCCACAGAG GTCCGTCTGACTCGTATTGGATCCAGGACAGCCCTGCTCCCCCGTGACCCCCAGGTCAAACCCCCTGCTGCCAGAGACCTTGTGTACCTTGCGCCCTCTCCAGACTTTTGCCAGCTCGACCCTGACAACGGAATCCCTGGGACTGCTGGTAGGAGATGTAACG GAACCTCTCGACTGGCACCGGATGGCTGTGAGCTGGTGTGCTGCGGGCCAGGATACAGAGCAGGCCGGGCGGAGGTGGTGCAGCGCTGCTCCTGCAAGttctcctggtgctgctcaGTCCGCTGCCAGCAGTGCAAGAACACAGTCACTATTCACACCTGCAGGGTATAA
- the cdc42l gene encoding cell division cycle 42, like, with the protein MQTIKCVVVGDGAVGKTCLLISYTTNKFPSEYVPTVFDNYAVTVMIGGEPYTLGLFDTAGQEDYDRLRPLSYPQTDVFLVCFSVVSPSSFENVKEKWVPEITHHCPRTPFLLVGTQMDLREDSNTVEKLAKNKQRPLYPESGEKLARELKAVKYVECSALTQRGLKNVFDEAILAALEPPETKTKRKCLLL; encoded by the exons ATGCAGACTATAAAATGTGTAGTGGTTGGAGACGGTGCAGTAGGAAAGACCTGCTTACTGATCTCCTACACAACCAACAAGTTCCCCTCAGAATATGTGCCCACG GTTTTTGACAATTATGCAGTGACAGTGATGATCGGGGGAGAGCCCTATACGCTCGGACTTTTTGACACAGCAG GTCAGGAGGATTATGACAGGCTGCGTCCTCTCAGTTATCCACAGACGGACGTGTTCCTTGTATGTTTCTCTGTCGTCTCCCCCTCATCTTTTGAAAACGTCAAAGAGAAG tgggTTCCTGAGATTACTCACCACTGCCCACGCACACCCTTCCTGTTAGTGGGCACACAGATGGACCTGCGGGAAGACAGCAACACAGTTGAGAAGCTGGCAAAGAACAAACAGCGGCCCCTGTACCCCGAGAGTGGAGAGAAACTGGCACGCGAGCTCAAGGCGGTCAAATACGTGGAGTGCTCTGCTCTGACACAG CGAGGGCTGAAGAATGTGTTTGACGAGGCCATCCTGGCAGCCTTGGAGCCTCCAGAGACCAAAACCAAGAGAAAGTGCCTCCTGCTATAA